GATATCCAATAACTTGCCCACTGCGCTGCGAACTCAATCCGAGTGCCGAAACGATGATTGTCGGCGCTTGATCGGCATTCTCCAAAATCGCCAGCCGCGATCCAAACCGGTGATTTGCAAGGGGAACAGCCAGTTGTAATCTCGAAACGTGGAGACCATCGGTTGCGCGGAAGAAATCAACTTTGCCGGCATCGATCTGATTCGCATAATCATACTCATTAGAAGCAATCAACAGGTCAGGATAGCCGTCGCTCGTGATATCCTGTGTCAAAACCAAGTCGACGGCAAAATTATCCGCTCGATACTCCGGCGACAATATCGAGTATAGTAGCGTTCCAGTTGCACCGTTGAAACAATTGACTTTCCCGGTACGGAAACCTAATCCGTTACGGAAACCGGGCGCCGACAAAAAATACTCCGGAATAATATCGCCGGTTACATCGATTCCTCCGGCAATGATCTTACCCAATTCTTCGCCCGGGCTTCCATAATGCGTTCGGAACAGTGTTTTCGAAGCGCCATCGAAGATGTATACTGCCCCACTCCAGTTATCGCTGGTCTCATAAGGCGCAACGACCGCAAACTCCGGTTTTCCATCGCGATTTAAATCGCCAACACCAGCAGCATTTTCGCCAAATCGTCCTCCCACTCGCGGTGTGGGCGATGCAACACAATCGATCAACGTTCCCCGGTATCCATCGTACAAATACGCAACGCCCGACGAAATCACATGGCTGTTCGCAATCGGATCGGTCACCAGTAAATCCGTCACCGAATCGCAGGTTACGTCGCCGATTGCAACGACTTTCGCTCCGAAAGACCCAACACCTGAACCTTCAATACGGTACACGGGAAATTGAGAGTAGTTACGGTAGCAAAGAACATATCCTTGGCCTTGTTCCGGTTGCACCGAAGTAACGTACTCCTCCGTTCCATTGCCGTCGATATCGCCGATGTTCGCCGTCGATACGCCAAAATGAGTCAAGGTATCGCTAATAATGGGGTTTGTAATAGGCCCAAACAATGTGGGAGTAATATTGTTACCGAGCTGCCGTGAGATATACATCTCGCCGTAATCTCGGGTCGAGTGTATCCACTCCGGTAGACTAACGAGCAGGTCTGCTCTGCCATCGGCATTAACATCGCCAATCGGGCAGAGTTGTTTCCCAAATTCGTGATTGCGGGAATCGGCGCTCGGATTAGAAATCCAGTAAACCGTTCGAAAAGGCACGTACGAGAACGACTCATTTGTTCTTACGGAAACGGCGCCAGCTCGATAACCGCCAGCCGACGCCGAATCGAGTGCATATAAGGCAAACCGGTATTGGGTTGCCGGAAATAAATTGAGGATCATGCATTTGATCGAATCATTTAGCCCGAGTACAAACCAAATCGGAACCGGTGACGTTAGCGAATACGATTCGTTTAACCATAGTCCCGACAACTCATCGGTTATTGCATAGCGTGCATTATTCGGATTAGGCGTCTGGGGATTGTTATAGATGTTCAACATCGCCCAATTGTACGATACCGCATCGATCGTGGGGGGCACAACGGGAGCGGTAGCTGTCCATCCCATTGCCTCGGCGCAATCGAAAGAAGTGAGCGTATCGTAAATCGAAAATACCTTGAATCGACATTTGGTGTAAGGCGACAAACCGGTGCAGGATATGGACAACGAGTCGTCCGACGCTACTGTGTCAACCAGTTCATAAGGGTTATCTTGCATCGAACGGTAGATGCGATACCCGGAACATTCGGAATTCGCGGGAAACCATTTTAGAGTGAGGGAGGTTGCCGTAACGTCGCTAATCCACGCTTGCACCGGAGGACTGGGGCGATACACGTTGGATGTCACAAACTGCCAGATTTGACTCGGTCTCGTATTGATCGAATCGTCGGCGATTACTTGCCAATAGTACCGTTGGTAAGGGAGCAGTAACGGAACATCCCAATAGTTCGTACGAACCGATTGTGCGATGATTCGCTCTGGTGGAGACATTGTGTCGAGCCGAACTTCATAATGCCTCGCTAAGACATCGAACGACCAGCTCAATCGTTGATCGCGACGGACTTCGGTTGTTGCATCGGGAGGAAACGGATTGGATGGATTCTGTATCCGACGAAAAGTAATGGCGGAATGCAACCGGACGAACTCCTCGTTCCGGCAAACGAATTGTCCGATATGGCCTAAATGGTTTTCGATTCCGACGGTTGCGCTCGTGAGATTTGCGCCCAATTGATTGTACTGAAAGATTATCTGTCCCGAGCGATGCAAAATCACTTGAAACTCATACACCGAACTATTACGCGAAACATGCCATGTGACAACATAGCGAGAGGAATCGTAGCGAGCAGCGCGTATCCCTTGCACATACGAACTCTCATACAAATTATCCCAATACGGGGCGATTACACCGTTCGGCGGTGCGGCCGTCGGCATTCCCTGATTAACGGTAAATGCACTGTCTGGACTTATAAACGACAACCAACCGCAGGAACTGATGTGACAAACCGTATACGTCGAGTCATAGTAGGGAAAGCCAAATCCGATCTCGTTGTTGCGGTGCACGCCTTGCAAGATTTTCGTGAAAGGTGTCGTATTAAGCGTTAACCATTGAAACGAGGGAGAGAATGGCTCTAAATCATCGGTCCATTGATATCCAGCCAGATCTGGACCGCCACGAGTATCGATCGCGGGAAGGACAGGAGTGGTCGGTTGATTGGCCGATAGATTCTGTAAATTCAGGAATATGAGCATGACAACGCCGAGTTGGCATCGTCGGATATATATTAACTTTATCATTATCAACATCATATTCAATCCATACCGTACACAACTCAAACCACCTCGATCATCAACAACTCATCCTGTACATCAAAAAAAGAAATCACCACAAATACAAGGTAATTTGCATGTTTTACCAATGCAATACATAAATCAATACTATCAAGTTATTTTAGTACGGGTAAGCTCATTGCTCCGATCCGGTAGAACGTATCGATTGTAGTCGGATAGATTTTCCAATGAGTTCGATAACTGTCCCAGACCGCTTCGATCTCGCGGACTCGCTCGCCATAATGTGCTTCGGTAAAGCGGTCAATTGAGACGGCGTCTTGTGTGACATACACATCATTTCCTCGACTCAATGCGATATCAATTCGATTTCTGAGAACTTCCGTTAACTGCGAAGAATGATCATACTCTTCAAACAACTCGGAAACCGCAATCATTTTGGCAGGAGAGTAGTATTCAAAGTAATCAGATACGATCCAGCTATAGTTTGTGACAATCACATCACCCGGTTTCGCGTACTTCGCGATTGGCAACGTCTTCGATAGGACGAAATCATATTGGTCGTTTGCTAACCAGCGCATACTGCCTAACCAGTTGACAGTTAAGAGTGATAGAACGAGAATCCCAAGCGGAATCAAACGTATTTTCTCGTAAACGGGATACTGTAGTGTTTTTCTAATCCGAATTAAAAACAGAAACCAAAGAATCAGCGATTGAGGTATCCAAAACTCAATATTCCCAACATCCCAAAAACAAAAAAACACCGAATATACTGACAACCATAAAACCAGCGCCGACTTAGTCTTCCGCAATCGCTCCGGAAGAATCGTTTTCTGGTTACTTCGATGGTTCACAACCAAATAAGCGATCATAACGAAGAAAACGAGAGTTGCAATGAGAAGAAACGTTGCTTGTACTGTTGGCAGATCACGCACCAAGAAGTACTCGTCCGCAAAATAAAACTGTCGATCCATCGAAGCCAGTAAGCGTTCTACTGATGGCAATGCAAAAATAAAATGTCCGCCGATGAATACGTTAACGAGCCCTTTCGCGATTTTTATTGCGAACAACGGATCGAATCCAATCCAATAACGATTGTCCTGCGCATAAGCAGTCGTCCAACGCCAACATTGCTCAAACGTTGTGAAATGGCGAATAAAAACGTATGTGAAGAGATAGGGTATTATCGTCATTGGGACGACAACCGTTAGATACTTTCTAATCGCTTGCTTTGCTATTGTAATGCTACTGCTTGAGAATTTTAAAATGAACACCAGGATTACGATACCAAACAAGACATTGACTTGATGGTATAGAATTGCCGCACCGTGCAGCAATCCTACCCAATACCAACGGAATTTGGTGTTTATCGAACCGTTGAGAACCATTATTGTTAATAGTAACAGAAACAAGGGAATGTTGTATACTTCGATCGTAGTCGTGTAGAACCAAAATCCGTAGGAAAACGCCGGCAACAAGGTTCCCATAAATGCCATCGGGCCAGTTGCCGAAAGGCTGGTGCGCAGTAACTGATAGAACAACGCCATCGTAAGCGCGCCAAAGAGAACATTTAATAACTGGACGGTTGTTGCCGAAGACAAAGGGATTTGAACAAGCTGAAACAACAGCAACCAGATGCGGGCGGTCCAGTGATATAGCAAATGATGGGGATGATCGAGATCGGTTCCCCGAGTGATGTTGACCAGATAACTCATCGCATCGTGGGCAACACCAAGATTTTTTGTTATGGTTAACGAATAGAAAAGAAGGAAGAAAGCGAACACTAAATACATAGAAAGAGTATTTTGGACGGGTCTCTTTAACGGAAAATGAGTAAACATAGCAGTCAAACTAACAGCGGATGCGGCCGAAATACTCTTTTTCCCACTGCTTCACCCTTTCGTAATCGGGGTGTGAGCGTTCCGCTTCGCGAAACTCGTTATCGTGGTAAATTCGGATCGAAGGCGACTGTAAGGCGTGCAATAATTCGTGGAATATGACGAATTTTACAACAAATTCGGGAATCTTGGGATCGTCTAACAGGGGGTGTATCGCGATGCGGTGGTATGCCGCCGAGTAACTGCCAAGATTGCGGGATTTGGCGTGTTTCCGAACCTGTTTTCCCCAGCCGATGGCAACCCGGCATGCGCCGGAAAAGAATCGATTATTCACCTCTTGGAACTTTGCAGTCAAATCGTAATGCTTTCCATAGGTTGGCAAATCCGACCGTAACGGTAACCGTCGCTGCTCGGTCGCCGCCAAAGTCGAAAGTTCGTGGATGAACTGTTGTACTAACTTCGGCGCTTTGCGGCGCGGCCCCTTCAACCAAGTGAGCAACGCTTCCCGCACCGGATCAGGAGCATCAATAAAACGACGATGCAGCCGGAGCATCATCACTTTCCCTTCGGTTTTCATAGATACAAACCGAGTACGTCCATGTAACGGTTTGACAATCAATTCACGAGTAATCTTAGTGGCAAGTTCGCGGTGCAGCCAATCCGCAAGTTCCTCAAAACGGAGGCGCTCGAGTTTTCGCTGGGAACGACTGGGGGGAGGCGGCGCTGGTAACGATTCGGGTTCCTGACGCGACTGGAACAACGCCGACGGTACCGACTCCTTTTCGGATTCGGGTTTCGTTAATTCAAACAAGGAGAGTTGCTGCAGTCGCGGCATAACGCAAGGTATAACAAAATAGCGGGTAACGGCAACCGTTGCTATTCACATTGGTGAATAAACCATTTCCGGGAGAATGCACCAGTGTCCGATTCCTGAATTTTGGTACCTTTCACTGCTGGTATGTACATTTATCGATCAGCGTGTTAAGAGTTTATTCTGAAGCATTTAGCATCTGTTACTAACAGTAAACTAATAGGGTTTATAAAGATGCATACTTTTATTTCTTACGTACACGACGACATATTGATCGTTCAACGATTGGCAGAGTACCTCCGTGCCAATGCAATCGAGGTTTGGCTCGACCGAGAAAAACTTGCCCCCGGAAAAAAGTGGCAGGATGTGATTCGAAAAGCGATCCGCTCAGGTTCATACTTTATTGCCTGTTTCTCTGATAACTATCTGACTCGATCTAACAACTACATGGAAGAAGAACTTAACATTGCACTGGAAGAACTTAAACTTCGTCCCACGGAAACAGACTGGTTCATTCCGGTTATAATAAATCGATATTCATTCCCAGAATTACCCAAGCGCATTGCTGCAGTGATTCATGAAACACAGGTGGCATACCTTGTATGGAACAACTTCGAGATCGGTGGGAGGAAAATTCGCGATACGATATCTCCTGATGCGAAGTTCGCAGATATCGCCTCGGATGTCCTCGCATTCAGACACATCGACTGGCCAAATCCAAGTGAAGCGAACAAAGCGATTCGAGCTATTGTTACTTTAGACCAATCAATAGAGAACCAGATATATTTATATGATTTGATTCATCGTGAAGTGCCTCCGATTCGAGAATATCTTAAGAGATACTTAATCGATGAAGAACCGAACGAATCACTCATCCTTTTCTTAGCTATTGTATGCTACCCAGAAACTGTACTGGACCACTTTATCGAGTTCAAAGTTAAACTGCAAAACTGTATCTCCAACTTTCCCAAGGGATATATAGCATTTCCCTACTTTGGTTGGTCGAAAACCGGTTTTTGCAATTCCGTCACTAAAAATTTGTTGATGGATGTCGGCCGTGAAAAACTCATAGTCTACATAGGTGAGTATATAAAAGAGTATTCACCCACAGAAAACTTCACACGGATTGTAGCAAAAATCTGCGAGCCAAATTCAATTCTCGAGATGTTTCCATCCAATTCAAATAAATTTATTCAGTGTCTTGAAACAATCTCACCGGATTACATGTCAATTCCATATTTTGCTTGGAACATGGAATGCGCCACTTACAAAAATATGTTTTCAAATTGGAAATCTCAATTGGGTGATCAAGCTGTAGTAATGACATCGATTGATTTTCAATCATTTGAGATTTGTCCTAACTGTCAAATCAAGGCAGTGATGTCATCATCGGAAGACTTAAAATGGGATGGTGAATATTTCAGAAGGACGTATTTCTTTTGTACGAACTGTAAAGACAGTTGGGAACAAGAAGATGGGTGATACAATTGTATAAACTCCATTGTTTCGAAAGGAGTAATCATTTTTTACCTTGAGATTCGCCCCATCAAAACAAATCCACCCTCCAGATTCGAACTGTGTGATTTTGCCGGAGTAGACCTTGGAAAACCGAGCTTAACAGTTTTCTCTTATACAAAAATCACTTCCTTTCGAATTCGAAACACAATTACTCAATCTGAGGAGAAAAAGGGCGTATGCCATACGCCCCTACTTAAGAATCTGAGCCACCTTGCAGACTCGAACCGCAGATTTCTTGCAGGATTACATAATGAAAAACGCAACTCACTAAGAGTCACGTTAACATCATAAACGAACGATAGAGCCACCTTGCGGACTCGAACCGCAGACCTGCTGATTACGAATAAGTGGTGACTGCTTAGGATTATCAAGAACTTATGAGAATAGTAAGTTGAGATTGCTACCATTTGCTACCACGGACTGTTATTGTTTGTCCATGACTGACACGATGTCAGGGAAGGATTTTCCGTGTATGAGTACGATTTCAAGAAAAAGATACACCCACTTTGACAATGTTGCAAAGTGGGTGTTGCGTATACGCCTCTGTGAACCGATTTGTTTCATCAAGTGGTACTTGTGGTCGTTAAAGGTCTCCAAAACCATTCAACAACATCAAACGTTATGAGAACTTCCTGTCCGATGTAGTCTTCAAGTAGCTTCATCATTCTCCAGACGCCATAGAAGCATTGCATCCCTTTTTCGGTTTCGAACCAAGCGGCTGTAATTGACCCATGGGGTTGGAGCGTAGCCAAAGTAGCAGTGAATGAATTTGTCTCCTTCATTATTCGCCACCTGCTACCCTGAATCCGACTGGCAGCTTTAATGACGAACGATGACCAAGTTTCCCTTTAATTTCAAGTTCACAGGCTCTCTGAAGCATATCCATCGATACATCACAATCTTTTACAGCTGCTTCCATCGCTACGTTTCGAACAATCACTGCAATCTGCCCACCAGTTAACTCGAAATCACTTGACAGTGACCTTAGGTTAACATCATTGTCTAATGGGAAGTTATCAGGGATGTGCTTTTCCCAAATCAGCAAACGAGCATCACCATCAGGCAAAGAAAACGAGATTTTGTAATCGAACCGTCGTGAAAGTGCCTCATCCAGTCGCTCTTCAAGGTTCGTGCATCCTATCAAAATGCCTTTGAATGAATCGAGATTCGTTTGTAGCATATCCTGGACGTTTTGATGCATACGGGCGACACTTGTTCCCCCAAGCTCCGCTCGATTGGAAAATATTTGGTCACATTCGTCAAGAAACAGCACAGGCACACTGTTGGTGGTTTCACAGTATCGGTAATATTCATGAAACAGGTTATTAACATTTTTTTCGGAATCCCCCACCCACTTACTTGTCATTCGGCTTGAATCAGTTACTAATAAAGGTTTCCCAAGCGTTGCTGCAATAGCTTCGGCTGTCGCAGTTTTTCCTGTTCCTGAAGGTCCTGTAAAAAGGATTCGGCAAGAATCAGCGTTCATCCCCCACGTTTTAAATTTGTCAGCTACGGCAGGATTTCTTGATTCGATGATTGTCCTCACGATATCCAACGTCTCTGATGGCAAAACTAGTTGTTCCATCGAATGTGTCGGCGAGCGTACTTCAAAAATGTTACTTGAAGGTGTCTTTACAGACTTTGCGGACGATGCTTGCGAAGTTGTGTCGTCCAATAGTACCCTTCGAAGAACAGCAGGTGACAAGTTAAGTGTGATATCATCGCGGTGAAACTCGTTCGGTGCAATCTCAATTACCCCATTTGTGACCAACTTCGAATCAACCGACATTGCCTTGGAAATCTTGAAGACATCTGATGGTCGCCGAGAAAGTGAGGATGTGATGTTTAGCATTGAAGTACTTTCGTACTTTGAATACTCTGAGACTAGAAACCACACGATTTCCCGCTCAATCTCGCTTAACTCTAATTCTCGCTCTAGCTCCAATAGAGGGAATGTGGATTTGGAACGATTTTTTTTTTCGTCATGCATGGCAAGAGCAAAATTGTACTGTTCTACTTCAGCATTGGTGTCAGAATCTACAAACGGGTCTCGTCGGTTGTGCTTCCCTGTTCGCAAAGTCATAAGAT
The sequence above is a segment of the bacterium genome. Coding sequences within it:
- a CDS encoding ATP-binding protein, producing the protein MFDGRTLPPDGSGRPSHEMTFEFEQFTRASEKIRSEFPDVSLSDIEVTIVSILYEVFMESKPYIPSWKLLKRAFPESANGRLEALEAIDTLVVKDVVSFVHDGSQKKSRREAPPHLASNIRLREDFILKIDTEKVVELDCYKGFDSNDAFIDSIVHLMTLRTGKHNRRDPFVDSDTNAEVEQYNFALAMHDEKKNRSKSTFPLLELERELELSEIEREIVWFLVSEYSKYESTSMLNITSSLSRRPSDVFKISKAMSVDSKLVTNGVIEIAPNEFHRDDITLNLSPAVLRRVLLDDTTSQASSAKSVKTPSSNIFEVRSPTHSMEQLVLPSETLDIVRTIIESRNPAVADKFKTWGMNADSCRILFTGPSGTGKTATAEAIAATLGKPLLVTDSSRMTSKWVGDSEKNVNNLFHEYYRYCETTNSVPVLFLDECDQIFSNRAELGGTSVARMHQNVQDMLQTNLDSFKGILIGCTNLEERLDEALSRRFDYKISFSLPDGDARLLIWEKHIPDNFPLDNDVNLRSLSSDFELTGGQIAVIVRNVAMEAAVKDCDVSMDMLQRACELEIKGKLGHRSSLKLPVGFRVAGGE
- a CDS encoding toll/interleukin-1 receptor domain-containing protein, with amino-acid sequence MHTFISYVHDDILIVQRLAEYLRANAIEVWLDREKLAPGKKWQDVIRKAIRSGSYFIACFSDNYLTRSNNYMEEELNIALEELKLRPTETDWFIPVIINRYSFPELPKRIAAVIHETQVAYLVWNNFEIGGRKIRDTISPDAKFADIASDVLAFRHIDWPNPSEANKAIRAIVTLDQSIENQIYLYDLIHREVPPIREYLKRYLIDEEPNESLILFLAIVCYPETVLDHFIEFKVKLQNCISNFPKGYIAFPYFGWSKTGFCNSVTKNLLMDVGREKLIVYIGEYIKEYSPTENFTRIVAKICEPNSILEMFPSNSNKFIQCLETISPDYMSIPYFAWNMECATYKNMFSNWKSQLGDQAVVMTSIDFQSFEICPNCQIKAVMSSSEDLKWDGEYFRRTYFFCTNCKDSWEQEDG
- a CDS encoding glycosyltransferase family 39 protein, with amino-acid sequence MYLVFAFFLLFYSLTITKNLGVAHDAMSYLVNITRGTDLDHPHHLLYHWTARIWLLLFQLVQIPLSSATTVQLLNVLFGALTMALFYQLLRTSLSATGPMAFMGTLLPAFSYGFWFYTTTIEVYNIPLFLLLLTIMVLNGSINTKFRWYWVGLLHGAAILYHQVNVLFGIVILVFILKFSSSSITIAKQAIRKYLTVVVPMTIIPYLFTYVFIRHFTTFEQCWRWTTAYAQDNRYWIGFDPLFAIKIAKGLVNVFIGGHFIFALPSVERLLASMDRQFYFADEYFLVRDLPTVQATFLLIATLVFFVMIAYLVVNHRSNQKTILPERLRKTKSALVLWLSVYSVFFCFWDVGNIEFWIPQSLILWFLFLIRIRKTLQYPVYEKIRLIPLGILVLSLLTVNWLGSMRWLANDQYDFVLSKTLPIAKYAKPGDVIVTNYSWIVSDYFEYYSPAKMIAVSELFEEYDHSSQLTEVLRNRIDIALSRGNDVYVTQDAVSIDRFTEAHYGERVREIEAVWDSYRTHWKIYPTTIDTFYRIGAMSLPVLK
- a CDS encoding FG-GAP-like repeat-containing protein, whose product is MIKLIYIRRCQLGVVMLIFLNLQNLSANQPTTPVLPAIDTRGGPDLAGYQWTDDLEPFSPSFQWLTLNTTPFTKILQGVHRNNEIGFGFPYYDSTYTVCHISSCGWLSFISPDSAFTVNQGMPTAAPPNGVIAPYWDNLYESSYVQGIRAARYDSSRYVVTWHVSRNSSVYEFQVILHRSGQIIFQYNQLGANLTSATVGIENHLGHIGQFVCRNEEFVRLHSAITFRRIQNPSNPFPPDATTEVRRDQRLSWSFDVLARHYEVRLDTMSPPERIIAQSVRTNYWDVPLLLPYQRYYWQVIADDSINTRPSQIWQFVTSNVYRPSPPVQAWISDVTATSLTLKWFPANSECSGYRIYRSMQDNPYELVDTVASDDSLSISCTGLSPYTKCRFKVFSIYDTLTSFDCAEAMGWTATAPVVPPTIDAVSYNWAMLNIYNNPQTPNPNNARYAITDELSGLWLNESYSLTSPVPIWFVLGLNDSIKCMILNLFPATQYRFALYALDSASAGGYRAGAVSVRTNESFSYVPFRTVYWISNPSADSRNHEFGKQLCPIGDVNADGRADLLVSLPEWIHSTRDYGEMYISRQLGNNITPTLFGPITNPIISDTLTHFGVSTANIGDIDGNGTEEYVTSVQPEQGQGYVLCYRNYSQFPVYRIEGSGVGSFGAKVVAIGDVTCDSVTDLLVTDPIANSHVISSGVAYLYDGYRGTLIDCVASPTPRVGGRFGENAAGVGDLNRDGKPEFAVVAPYETSDNWSGAVYIFDGASKTLFRTHYGSPGEELGKIIAGGIDVTGDIIPEYFLSAPGFRNGLGFRTGKVNCFNGATGTLLYSILSPEYRADNFAVDLVLTQDITSDGYPDLLIASNEYDYANQIDAGKVDFFRATDGLHVSRLQLAVPLANHRFGSRLAILENADQAPTIIVSALGLSSQRSGQVIGYQSTASAVGRSEAGLLPVGLQCSVYPNPSNSQIQVRFSLPTAGEVNSRLYETTGRELHRPIRGSFSAGDHVAPITLNGFSSGIYYLEIEANQQRRFCKILLVK